One part of the Gemmatimonas sp. UBA7669 genome encodes these proteins:
- a CDS encoding TolC family protein, producing MTLLAVVPLDAQQGPGQIRVLAPGATREDLILGRLYAAADSANPRLRAADARARALEAQAVTTTRPPDPRLQLGWMNRELPGLGPMNPLGMTQLQVMQMLPTAGKLGLAARAARTRASGAEFRARDVAWEVRAAVAAAFYELYRVERAVAIARETRQLMENVAAVADAMYRVGEAPQADVLRARVEVARMTEEIVVMEAMRQVALARLGGLLDQSFDDATPPAALPLFPAELPPHTDLGKL from the coding sequence GTGACGTTGCTGGCGGTCGTCCCGCTCGACGCCCAGCAGGGACCGGGCCAGATTAGGGTTCTCGCACCCGGCGCCACGCGCGAGGACCTCATTCTCGGCCGCCTGTACGCCGCCGCAGACTCCGCCAACCCCAGACTCCGGGCAGCCGACGCACGGGCGCGCGCGCTCGAGGCGCAAGCCGTGACGACCACGCGTCCCCCCGATCCTCGCCTGCAGCTCGGGTGGATGAACCGCGAACTGCCGGGACTCGGACCGATGAATCCTCTCGGAATGACGCAGCTGCAAGTGATGCAGATGCTGCCCACGGCCGGCAAGCTCGGACTGGCCGCGCGCGCCGCGCGCACGCGGGCATCCGGCGCAGAATTCCGCGCACGCGACGTCGCGTGGGAGGTCCGGGCCGCGGTCGCGGCGGCGTTCTATGAGCTGTATCGCGTGGAGCGTGCCGTGGCGATTGCCCGCGAGACGCGCCAGTTGATGGAAAACGTCGCTGCGGTGGCCGACGCGATGTATCGGGTGGGCGAGGCGCCACAGGCCGACGTGCTCCGGGCGCGTGTTGAAGTGGCCCGAATGACGGAGGAGATCGTGGTGATGGAGGCGATGCGCCAGGTGGCCCTCGCACGCCTCGGCGGACTGCTCGATCAGTCCTTCGACGATGCGACCCCGCCAGCAGCCCTGCCCTTGTTCCCGGCTGAGCTCCCCCCGCACACTGACCTAGGGAAGCTCTGA